A single window of Streptococcus cristatus ATCC 51100 DNA harbors:
- the typA gene encoding translational GTPase TypA, which translates to MTKLREDIRNIAIIAHVDHGKTTLVDELLKQSETLDARTELAERAMDSNDIEKERGITILAKNTAVAYNGTRINIMDTPGHADFGGEVERIMKMVDGVVLVVDAYEGTMPQTRFVLKKALEQDLVPIVVVNKIDKPSARPAEVVDEVLELFIELGADDDQLDFPVVYASAINGTSSLSDDPADQEKTMAPIFDTIIDHIPAPVDNSDEPLQFQVSLLDYNDFVGRIGIGRVFRGSVKVGDQVTLSKLDGTTKNFRVTKLFGFFGLERREIQEAKAGDLIAVSGMEDIFVGETITPTDAVEALPILHIDEPTLQMTFLVNNSPFAGREGKWVTSRKVEERLQAELQTDVSLRVDPTDSPDKWTVSGRGELHLSILIETMRREGYELQVSRPEVIVKEIDGVKCEPFERVQIDTPEEYQGSVIQSLSERKGEMLDMISTGNGQTRLVFLVPARGLIGYSTEFLSMTRGYGIMNHTFDQYLPLIPGEIGGRHRGALVSIDAGKATTYSIMSIEERGTIFVNPGTEVYEGMIIGENSRENDLTVNITKAKQMTNVRSATKDQTAVIKTPRILTLEESLEFLNDDEYMEVTPESIRLRKQILNKQEREKANKNKKKQAAE; encoded by the coding sequence ATGACAAAATTAAGAGAAGATATCCGTAACATTGCGATTATCGCCCACGTTGACCACGGTAAAACAACCCTCGTTGACGAATTATTGAAGCAGTCTGAAACTCTTGATGCTCGTACTGAATTGGCAGAGCGTGCTATGGACTCAAACGATATCGAAAAAGAGCGTGGAATTACCATCCTTGCTAAAAATACAGCTGTTGCTTACAATGGAACTCGTATCAATATCATGGACACACCAGGACACGCGGACTTCGGTGGAGAAGTTGAGCGTATCATGAAAATGGTTGACGGTGTTGTTTTGGTCGTAGATGCCTACGAAGGAACCATGCCACAAACTCGTTTCGTATTGAAAAAAGCCTTGGAACAAGACCTTGTCCCAATCGTGGTTGTCAACAAAATCGACAAACCATCAGCTCGTCCAGCAGAAGTAGTGGATGAAGTTTTGGAACTCTTCATCGAGCTTGGTGCAGATGATGATCAGCTTGATTTCCCAGTTGTTTATGCTTCAGCTATCAACGGAACTTCTTCACTTTCTGACGATCCTGCTGATCAAGAAAAAACAATGGCACCAATCTTTGATACCATCATTGACCATATTCCAGCTCCAGTCGACAATTCAGATGAGCCTTTGCAGTTCCAAGTGTCACTTTTGGACTACAATGACTTCGTAGGTCGTATCGGTATCGGACGTGTCTTCCGTGGTAGTGTGAAAGTTGGAGACCAAGTTACCCTTTCTAAACTAGATGGTACAACGAAGAACTTCCGTGTTACAAAACTTTTCGGTTTCTTTGGTTTGGAACGTCGTGAAATCCAAGAAGCTAAAGCAGGTGACTTGATTGCCGTTTCTGGTATGGAAGACATCTTTGTCGGTGAAACCATTACTCCGACAGACGCAGTTGAAGCTCTTCCAATCCTACACATCGATGAGCCAACTCTTCAAATGACTTTCTTGGTCAACAACTCACCATTTGCTGGTCGCGAAGGAAAATGGGTAACGTCTCGTAAGGTTGAAGAACGCTTGCAAGCAGAATTGCAAACAGACGTTTCCCTTCGTGTGGATCCAACAGATTCACCAGATAAGTGGACCGTTTCAGGTCGTGGAGAATTGCACTTGTCAATCCTGATCGAAACCATGCGTCGTGAGGGTTATGAGCTTCAAGTATCTCGTCCAGAGGTTATTGTAAAAGAGATTGATGGTGTTAAATGCGAGCCATTTGAACGTGTTCAAATCGATACTCCAGAAGAATACCAAGGATCTGTTATCCAAAGCCTTTCTGAACGTAAGGGTGAAATGTTGGATATGATTTCAACTGGTAATGGTCAAACTCGTTTGGTCTTCCTTGTTCCAGCGCGTGGTTTGATCGGATACTCAACTGAGTTCTTGTCAATGACTCGTGGTTACGGTATCATGAACCATACCTTTGACCAATACTTGCCATTGATCCCAGGGGAAATTGGTGGACGTCACCGTGGTGCCCTTGTTTCTATTGACGCTGGTAAGGCTACAACATACTCTATCATGTCTATCGAAGAACGTGGTACTATCTTTGTTAACCCAGGTACTGAGGTTTACGAAGGGATGATCATTGGTGAAAACTCTCGTGAAAACGACTTAACAGTGAACATCACCAAGGCCAAACAAATGACCAACGTTCGTTCAGCTACCAAGGACCAGACAGCAGTTATCAAGACACCTCGTATCTTAACCCTTGAAGAGTCACTTGAGTTCTTGAACGACGATGAGTACATGGAAGTAACACCAGAGTCTATCCGTTTGCGTAAACAAATCTTGAACAAGCAAGAACGTGAAAAAGCTAATAAAAACAAGAAAAAACAAGCAGCAGAATAA
- a CDS encoding 16S rRNA pseudouridine(516) synthase, with protein MRLDKFLALAKISRKEMKQKLRLRQIIIDGQAARSLSQNVDSGLQSISLAGKTLNHLAHRYFLMNKPAGAVTANSDADKLTVLELIAPEDFNDQLYAIGRLDRDTRGLLLITDNGPLGFQLLHPQYHIAKTYYVEVNGPLDQEATIAFQQGIVFLDGTRCKPAQLQIHSTSLEHSTASVTISEGKFHQVKKMFLAVGVKVTYLKRTHFGDFQLDPNLAEGSYRPLNPSELEIIKGYLKQT; from the coding sequence ATGCGCCTTGATAAATTCTTAGCCCTAGCTAAGATTAGCCGGAAAGAGATGAAACAAAAACTGCGACTAAGGCAGATTATAATTGACGGCCAAGCAGCTCGCTCTCTCAGTCAAAATGTCGATAGTGGCCTCCAATCCATTAGCCTGGCTGGTAAAACTTTAAACCACCTAGCCCATCGTTATTTTCTGATGAACAAGCCCGCTGGTGCTGTCACTGCCAATTCTGACGCAGACAAGCTGACTGTCCTAGAGCTAATTGCCCCAGAAGATTTTAATGACCAACTTTACGCCATCGGCCGTTTGGATCGCGACACACGTGGCCTTCTCCTTATTACAGATAATGGACCACTGGGATTTCAACTCCTCCATCCACAATACCATATTGCAAAGACCTACTATGTCGAAGTCAACGGTCCTCTTGACCAAGAAGCCACAATCGCTTTTCAGCAAGGAATTGTTTTTCTGGATGGCACCCGTTGCAAACCCGCCCAACTTCAGATTCACTCGACTAGCCTCGAGCACTCCACCGCCTCAGTTACCATTTCTGAAGGAAAATTTCATCAGGTCAAGAAAATGTTTCTAGCAGTTGGTGTCAAGGTTACCTATCTCAAACGCACTCATTTCGGTGATTTTCAGCTGGATCCCAATCTAGCAGAGGGCAGTTATCGACCACTGAATCCTTCCGAACTCGAGATTATCAAAGGCTATTTGAAACAAACCTGA
- a CDS encoding rhodanese-like domain-containing protein — protein sequence MGIWTLWAILLGMLAWMGFNYFRIRRAAKVVDNSEFEALIRQGQLIDLRDPSDFHRKHILGARNIPSQQLKSSINALRKDKPVLLYENSRGQRVTNAAIYLKKQGFNDIYILSYGLDSWSGKVKTS from the coding sequence ATGGGAATTTGGACTTTATGGGCAATTTTGCTGGGAATGTTGGCTTGGATGGGCTTCAATTATTTCCGTATTCGTCGTGCAGCTAAAGTAGTAGATAATAGTGAGTTTGAAGCTTTGATTCGTCAGGGACAATTGATTGACTTGCGTGATCCATCGGATTTCCATCGCAAGCATATCTTGGGGGCGCGCAATATTCCGTCCCAACAGCTCAAGTCTAGTATCAATGCGCTTCGCAAAGACAAACCAGTTCTTCTTTATGAAAATAGCCGTGGGCAACGTGTGACCAATGCGGCAATCTACTTGAAGAAGCAAGGCTTTAATGATATTTATATCCTGTCTTACGGTCTTGATTCTTGGAGCGGCAAGGTAAAGACAAGCTGA
- a CDS encoding YqgQ family protein: MKTLYDVQQFLKNFGIIIYMGKRLYDIEMMKIELERIYDAGLMDKLDYLAAEAVLRREHQVELKYLEDKGRN; this comes from the coding sequence ATGAAAACACTCTATGATGTGCAGCAATTTCTTAAAAATTTCGGGATCATTATCTATATGGGCAAGCGTCTTTATGATATTGAGATGATGAAAATTGAGCTGGAGCGGATTTACGATGCTGGCCTGATGGATAAGCTTGATTATCTGGCGGCTGAGGCGGTTCTTCGCAGAGAACATCAAGTAGAGTTGAAGTATTTAGAAGATAAAGGGAGAAACTAG
- a CDS encoding Dps family protein has translation MTQVKHGAAADVATFTNQNSLPKTKAVLNQVVSDLYTARIALHQVHWYMRGAGFMVWHPKMDEYMDTIDGTLDEVSERLITLGGKPYSTLTEFIQHSKIEERAGEFSKNVEESLERVIEIFRYLTDLYQEALDVTDEEDDDVTNDIFVGAKADLEKTIWMLTAELGQAPGL, from the coding sequence ATGACTCAAGTAAAACATGGCGCTGCAGCAGACGTAGCAACTTTCACTAACCAAAATTCTTTACCAAAAACCAAAGCAGTTCTTAACCAAGTGGTTTCAGATCTTTATACAGCTCGTATCGCTCTTCACCAAGTTCACTGGTATATGCGTGGTGCAGGCTTCATGGTATGGCATCCAAAAATGGACGAATACATGGATACAATTGATGGAACATTGGATGAAGTCAGCGAACGCTTGATTACTCTAGGTGGCAAGCCTTATTCAACTCTGACAGAGTTTATCCAACACAGCAAAATTGAAGAAAGGGCTGGCGAATTCAGCAAGAATGTTGAAGAAAGCTTGGAGCGCGTGATTGAAATCTTCCGTTATCTGACAGATCTTTATCAAGAAGCTCTGGATGTGACGGATGAAGAAGACGACGATGTGACCAACGATATCTTCGTTGGAGCTAAGGCAGACCTTGAAAAGACGATCTGGATGTTGACAGCTGAGCTTGGCCAAGCACCAGGTTTGTAA
- a CDS encoding prepilin peptidase, translating into MIHLYFFLVGTILASFLGLVIDRFPAQSIISPSSHCDNCKQMLKARDLIPILSQLLNGFRCRFCKIRLPIWYAAFELVLGLLFLSWSLGYLPLAQLLLLTMGLTLAIYDQREQEYPLLVWLIFQFLLMATAGINPLMLFFLTLGLLAFFFNLRIGAGDFLFLASCSAIFSLTEILILIQIASFSGLACFCFKKKKDRLAFVPCLLFGVVVIISYKLLLLG; encoded by the coding sequence ATGATACATCTATACTTTTTTCTGGTCGGAACGATTTTAGCCTCATTTCTAGGCTTGGTCATTGACCGCTTCCCTGCACAGTCCATCATCTCTCCAAGCAGTCACTGTGACAACTGCAAGCAGATGCTCAAAGCACGGGATTTGATTCCTATCCTTTCTCAGCTTCTTAATGGCTTCCGTTGCCGTTTCTGCAAGATCCGCCTTCCTATCTGGTATGCTGCTTTTGAGTTAGTGCTGGGCTTACTTTTTCTAAGCTGGAGTTTAGGCTATCTTCCGCTAGCCCAGCTCTTACTGCTAACTATGGGCTTGACCTTGGCCATCTACGATCAGCGCGAGCAAGAATACCCCCTTCTGGTCTGGCTAATCTTTCAGTTTTTGCTGATGGCGACAGCGGGCATCAATCCGCTCATGCTCTTCTTTTTAACCTTGGGACTTCTAGCCTTCTTTTTTAATCTTCGTATTGGAGCTGGCGACTTTCTCTTTCTAGCTTCCTGCTCTGCTATTTTCAGCCTAACAGAGATTCTCATTCTTATCCAAATAGCTAGCTTCTCTGGCCTCGCCTGTTTCTGCTTTAAAAAGAAAAAAGACAGGCTAGCATTTGTACCCTGTCTTTTGTTTGGTGTGGTGGTGATTATTTCTTATAAGCTGCTGCTTCTTGGATAA
- the trpA gene encoding tryptophan synthase subunit alpha, translated as MTKTLTQHLEAIKKAGKGIFLPYIMAGDHEKGLAGLAETIVFLENLGVSAIEIGLPFSDPVADGPVIEEAGLRSLGHHTSAKSLIASLQKLDTQLPLIIMTYFNPIFQYGLKDFVKDLATTPVKGLIIPDLPYEHRNFILPLLEDSDLALIPLVSLTTGLERQQELIKEAEGFIYAVAINGVTGKSGSYRNDLDQHLSKLRDIAEIPVLTGFGVSTLEDVDRFNQVSDGVIVGSKIVKALHEKDASIAAFIQEAAAYKK; from the coding sequence ATGACTAAAACACTCACTCAGCATTTAGAAGCCATCAAAAAAGCAGGAAAGGGGATTTTCCTTCCATATATCATGGCTGGTGATCACGAGAAAGGTTTAGCCGGATTAGCAGAAACTATCGTATTTTTGGAAAACTTGGGTGTGTCAGCCATTGAAATCGGTCTGCCATTTTCAGATCCTGTTGCAGATGGGCCAGTGATTGAAGAAGCCGGTCTGAGAAGTCTGGGTCACCATACTTCGGCCAAGTCTTTAATCGCAAGCTTGCAGAAGTTGGACACTCAGCTGCCTCTTATCATCATGACCTACTTCAATCCCATTTTCCAGTACGGCCTCAAAGATTTCGTCAAGGACCTAGCTACGACACCGGTTAAAGGATTGATTATTCCGGATTTGCCCTACGAGCACAGAAATTTCATATTGCCTTTACTGGAAGATTCAGATCTTGCTCTGATTCCTTTAGTGAGCCTGACGACTGGACTAGAACGTCAGCAGGAGCTGATCAAGGAAGCTGAGGGTTTTATCTACGCTGTAGCCATCAATGGTGTGACAGGTAAGAGCGGCAGCTACCGCAATGATTTGGACCAGCATTTGAGCAAACTCCGTGATATTGCAGAGATTCCAGTGCTGACGGGCTTTGGAGTTTCGACTTTAGAGGATGTTGACCGCTTCAATCAAGTCTCAGATGGAGTCATTGTCGGATCTAAGATTGTCAAAGCTCTTCATGAAAAGGATGCCAGCATAGCAGCCTTTATCCAAGAAGCAGCAGCTTATAAGAAATAA
- the trpB gene encoding tryptophan synthase subunit beta: MAYNQPNQEGFYGEFGGRFVPETLMTAVLELDKAYRESKKDPTFQAELDELLKQYVGRENPLYFAKNLTAYAGGAKIYLKREDLNHTGAHKINNALGQVLLAKRMGKKKIIAETGAGQHGVATATAAALFNMDCTIYMGEEDVKRQALNVFRMELLGAKVESVTDGSRVLKDAVNAALRAWVAQVDDTHYIMGSALGPHPFPEIVRDYQSVIGREAKRQFAEQNAGALPDALVACVGGGSNAIGLFYPFVDDSTVAMYGTEAAGRGIDTDEHAATLTKGRPGVLHGALMDVLQDEQGQILEAFSISAGLDYPGIGPEHSHFNAIKRATYVPVTDEEALEAFQLLSRIEGIIPALESSHAIAYAVKLAKELGPDKSMIVCLSGRGDKDVVQVKERLEKEAAQKGGAHD, translated from the coding sequence ATGGCATATAATCAACCCAATCAAGAAGGATTTTACGGTGAGTTTGGCGGACGCTTTGTTCCCGAAACGCTGATGACAGCAGTTTTGGAGCTGGATAAAGCCTACCGTGAGAGTAAAAAAGACCCAACCTTTCAGGCAGAGCTGGATGAGTTGCTGAAGCAGTATGTAGGGCGAGAAAATCCTCTCTATTTTGCAAAAAATCTGACAGCCTATGCTGGCGGTGCTAAGATTTATCTGAAGCGGGAAGACCTCAACCATACCGGGGCCCACAAAATCAATAATGCTCTAGGCCAGGTCCTGCTAGCTAAGAGAATGGGCAAGAAGAAAATTATTGCCGAGACTGGTGCAGGTCAGCACGGGGTAGCTACAGCCACCGCTGCAGCCCTTTTCAACATGGACTGTACCATTTACATGGGCGAAGAAGATGTCAAGCGCCAAGCCCTCAATGTCTTTCGGATGGAACTTCTGGGAGCTAAGGTGGAGTCAGTGACCGATGGTTCTAGAGTCCTCAAGGATGCAGTCAATGCTGCCTTGCGAGCTTGGGTGGCTCAGGTTGATGATACTCACTATATTATGGGTTCAGCTTTGGGACCCCATCCTTTCCCAGAGATTGTCCGTGACTACCAGAGCGTGATTGGGCGTGAGGCCAAGCGCCAGTTTGCTGAGCAAAATGCAGGTGCCTTGCCAGATGCTTTAGTGGCCTGTGTTGGCGGTGGCTCCAATGCTATTGGACTCTTTTATCCCTTTGTAGACGATAGCACAGTTGCCATGTATGGAACAGAAGCGGCTGGGCGAGGCATCGATACAGATGAACACGCTGCGACCTTAACCAAGGGCCGGCCAGGTGTTTTACACGGTGCCTTGATGGATGTCCTGCAGGATGAGCAAGGGCAGATTCTGGAAGCTTTCTCTATCTCTGCCGGGCTAGACTATCCGGGCATCGGTCCTGAACATTCTCATTTTAATGCTATCAAACGTGCCACTTATGTGCCAGTCACAGACGAAGAAGCCTTGGAAGCCTTCCAGCTCCTGTCTCGCATTGAAGGAATTATCCCTGCTCTAGAGTCTAGTCACGCTATTGCTTACGCAGTTAAGCTGGCTAAGGAGTTGGGGCCAGATAAATCAATGATTGTCTGCCTATCCGGCCGTGGTGACAAGGATGTCGTTCAGGTAAAGGAACGCTTGGAAAAAGAAGCGGCTCAAAAAGGAGGTGCCCATGACTAA
- a CDS encoding phosphoribosylanthranilate isomerase, translating into MTKVKICGLSTASAVETACRAGADYIGFVFAESRRRVSLEQAQKLAALVPPAVRKVGVFVSPSLAELREAISVTNLDLVQIHGDFDEELLPQIGRPVIRAYQVKGALKGVSQQADYLLFDAPLAGSGQTFDWQVFDKNQIHQPFFIAGGLNAGNVREAIQHFAPYAVDVSSGVETDGKKDLEKIKEFIERVKDGI; encoded by the coding sequence TTGACAAAGGTTAAGATTTGCGGCTTATCAACGGCCAGTGCTGTGGAGACGGCATGCCGGGCTGGTGCGGATTATATTGGCTTTGTCTTTGCTGAAAGCCGTCGGAGAGTTAGTTTGGAGCAAGCTCAGAAGCTAGCTGCCTTGGTGCCGCCTGCTGTCCGGAAGGTAGGAGTTTTTGTCTCTCCGAGCTTGGCAGAGCTGCGGGAAGCTATTTCGGTGACAAATCTGGATTTGGTGCAGATTCATGGCGATTTTGATGAGGAGCTTCTGCCTCAGATTGGCCGGCCGGTTATTCGAGCTTATCAGGTCAAAGGAGCATTAAAAGGAGTCAGCCAACAAGCGGACTACCTGCTCTTTGATGCACCACTTGCTGGTAGTGGTCAGACCTTTGACTGGCAAGTTTTTGACAAGAATCAAATCCACCAGCCCTTCTTTATCGCCGGTGGTTTGAATGCAGGAAATGTCCGAGAAGCTATTCAGCACTTCGCCCCTTACGCAGTTGATGTCTCAAGCGGGGTCGAGACTGACGGCAAGAAGGACTTAGAGAAGATAAAAGAATTTATAGAAAGAGTGAAAGATGGCATATAA
- the trpC gene encoding indole-3-glycerol phosphate synthase TrpC, which yields MSKEFLPTILKQKEQEVAAMSYEELQPLRSTYSLYEYLKSQSKELQLIAEVKKASPSLGDINLAVDIVEQARTYERCGAAMISVLTDEIFFKGHLDYLREISTQVTIPTLNKDFIIDEKQIVRARNAGATVILLIVAALSEKRLQELYDFATGLGLEILVETHNLAELEIAHRIGAQIIGVNNRNLVTFETDINTSLQLSAHFKDDRVYVSESAIFSKEDAELVAPYFHAILVGTALMQAENVAEKIKELKIDKG from the coding sequence ATGAGTAAAGAATTTCTCCCGACCATTCTAAAGCAAAAAGAGCAGGAAGTCGCAGCTATGTCCTATGAAGAGCTGCAACCACTGCGCTCGACCTATTCCCTCTATGAGTATCTCAAAAGCCAGTCCAAAGAGCTGCAGCTGATTGCTGAGGTCAAAAAAGCCAGCCCCAGTCTGGGAGATATAAATCTTGCTGTGGATATTGTGGAGCAGGCTCGCACCTATGAACGATGCGGTGCAGCCATGATTTCGGTTCTGACAGATGAGATTTTCTTCAAAGGACATCTGGATTACCTGAGAGAGATTTCCACTCAAGTGACCATTCCAACCCTCAATAAGGACTTTATCATTGATGAGAAGCAGATTGTTCGCGCTCGTAATGCAGGAGCGACAGTTATTCTTCTGATTGTGGCTGCCTTGTCTGAAAAGCGGCTGCAAGAACTCTATGATTTTGCTACAGGTTTAGGTTTGGAAATTTTGGTCGAAACCCATAATCTGGCGGAGCTGGAAATTGCCCATAGAATAGGAGCACAGATAATCGGTGTTAATAACCGCAATCTAGTTACTTTTGAGACAGATATCAATACAAGTCTTCAGCTATCTGCCCATTTCAAAGATGACAGGGTTTACGTATCTGAGTCCGCTATTTTCAGCAAGGAAGATGCTGAACTAGTAGCTCCTTATTTCCATGCGATTTTAGTCGGAACAGCCCTGATGCAGGCTGAGAATGTGGCAGAAAAAATCAAGGAGCTGAAAATTGACAAAGGTTAA
- the trpD gene encoding anthranilate phosphoribosyltransferase, translating to MKEIIAKLADFKDLSSSEVSDVLERIVTRRVTETQIAAFLLALKMKGETVEERTALAQAMRGHTPQIPTTIRTAMDNCGTGGDKSFSFNVSTTAAFVLAGGGIKMAKHGNRSITSKSGSADVLEALGINLNMDTASLGKVFDQTGIVFLFAKNLHPAMKYIMPARLSLGVPTIMNLTGPLIHPMVLETQLLGTSRPDMLESTAEVLKNMGRKRAVVVSGPDGLDEAGLHGRTQYALLADGEISLHSFLPSDIGMEEIPLEAIRGGNAKENADILVSVLQNQASPYLEMTVLNAGIGFYANGKSDSIEEGIALARQVIASGAAYEKLKQLQEYQK from the coding sequence ATGAAAGAAATTATTGCAAAACTAGCAGATTTTAAGGATTTAAGCAGCTCCGAAGTGTCAGATGTGCTAGAGCGCATCGTTACTAGAAGAGTAACAGAAACACAAATTGCAGCCTTTTTGCTGGCTCTCAAGATGAAAGGGGAAACAGTAGAGGAACGGACAGCCTTGGCTCAGGCTATGCGAGGCCATACTCCGCAGATCCCTACTACAATCCGCACAGCCATGGACAATTGTGGAACTGGTGGTGACAAATCATTTAGTTTTAATGTTTCGACCACAGCGGCCTTCGTATTAGCAGGTGGTGGGATCAAGATGGCTAAGCACGGCAATCGATCCATTACCTCTAAATCAGGATCGGCTGATGTTTTAGAAGCTTTAGGGATTAACCTAAACATGGATACAGCCAGCTTGGGTAAGGTCTTTGATCAGACGGGAATAGTCTTTCTTTTTGCTAAAAACCTTCATCCAGCTATGAAATATATCATGCCAGCTCGTCTCAGTCTAGGTGTTCCCACTATCATGAACCTGACTGGGCCGCTCATTCATCCGATGGTTCTAGAAACCCAGCTTTTGGGCACCAGTCGACCGGATATGCTGGAGAGCACGGCAGAAGTTTTGAAAAATATGGGCCGCAAGCGTGCAGTGGTCGTGTCGGGGCCAGATGGTCTGGATGAGGCCGGTCTTCATGGTCGTACCCAGTACGCTTTGCTGGCAGATGGGGAGATCAGCCTGCATAGCTTTCTACCGTCAGATATTGGCATGGAAGAAATTCCTCTTGAAGCAATTCGTGGAGGTAATGCCAAAGAAAATGCAGATATTCTGGTATCTGTCCTGCAAAATCAAGCCAGCCCTTATCTGGAAATGACAGTTCTGAACGCAGGTATAGGCTTCTATGCTAATGGGAAATCAGACAGCATAGAAGAAGGAATAGCTTTGGCTCGCCAAGTGATTGCCAGTGGAGCAGCCTATGAAAAACTCAAGCAACTACAGGAGTATCAGAAATGA
- a CDS encoding aminodeoxychorismate/anthranilate synthase component II, producing the protein MILLIDNYDSFTYNLAQYIGNFAEVKVLRNDDAGLYQAAEEADALVLSPGPGWPADAGRMEELIRDFAGKKPILGICLGHQAIAEVFGGKLGLAPKVMHGKQSILRFEGKSSIYQGIEDGQPVMRYHSILIEEMPGDFEVTARAVDDNSIMAIQHKSLPIYGFQYHPESIGTPDGLSSIKNFIDLVK; encoded by the coding sequence ATGATTTTATTGATTGATAATTATGATTCTTTTACTTACAATCTAGCCCAGTATATCGGCAATTTCGCAGAAGTTAAAGTCTTGCGAAATGATGATGCAGGCCTTTATCAAGCGGCAGAAGAAGCGGATGCCTTGGTGCTGTCTCCAGGTCCAGGCTGGCCAGCAGATGCAGGACGGATGGAAGAACTTATTCGCGATTTTGCTGGTAAGAAGCCGATTTTGGGGATTTGCTTAGGGCACCAAGCCATTGCAGAAGTATTTGGCGGAAAGTTAGGTTTGGCTCCCAAAGTCATGCACGGCAAGCAAAGTATTCTGCGCTTTGAGGGCAAATCTTCTATCTATCAAGGGATAGAGGATGGACAGCCAGTTATGCGTTATCATTCGATTTTGATTGAGGAGATGCCAGGGGACTTTGAAGTGACGGCTCGGGCAGTTGATGACAATTCGATCATGGCTATCCAGCACAAGAGTCTGCCTATTTATGGTTTTCAGTATCATCCAGAAAGTATTGGCACGCCGGACGGCTTGTCGTCCATCAAAAATTTCATCGACTTAGTAAAATAG